GCGTTCCGGCGCGGCACGTTCACCATATCATCCCCTGCTCCATCTCGGGGATCGCCTCGGAACTCGTCTTCGATCCCGCGAATCTGATCGTGATCTGCAACGATTGCCACATGCTCATGCACCCCCTGATCCGGAGGCCGTCATGGACCAAAGCAGCGAAGGGCCGCGGGATCGCGCTCAACCGTTGACCCCCGAGGAAGCCGAGCGCGCTTCCGCCGATGGGCGGCCCGAACCGAACCCCGACGCGCCGAAGATGGACGCGGACGTCAAGACCCTCCGCTGGCTGCTCCGCGTCGAGAAACGCCGGCTCAAGGAAGCCGTGCGCATCGAGCGGGAGCGGCGGATCGTCTTCCCCGAAACGAGCGTGATCCTGCGCGACGTTCACCGGCTGCTCGATGCCATCGCGATCCGCGAAGGGCGCCTCTCCTCGCGCACGGCCACGGCTCCCGAGCCGG
Above is a genomic segment from Polyangium spumosum containing:
- a CDS encoding HNH endonuclease, with product MAEPRAETPQSRYRRVVREVLEARGRFCECCGVPARHVHHIIPCSISGIASELVFDPANLIVICNDCHMLMHPLIRRPSWTKAAKGRGIALNR